In one Carettochelys insculpta isolate YL-2023 chromosome 6, ASM3395843v1, whole genome shotgun sequence genomic region, the following are encoded:
- the CEND1 gene encoding cell cycle exit and neuronal differentiation protein 1, with translation MESKGSTRSGSKPDAKTSSSGKPEKPNPGPAINTDKKETPSKEQPAPVATTKKTASDATALNNHSNLKPSPAGPEAQESTGQSPDSEHKGDGAEESSGSVFNNVKPLVIVGGMVVAAIAVILGVAFLARKK, from the coding sequence ATGGAATCTAAAGGAAGCACCCGAAGTGGAAGCAAACCTGATGCCAAGACCTCCAGTTCAGGAAAGCCAGAGAAGCCCAACCCTGGACCTGCTATTAACACAGACAAGAAGGAAACACCCTCCAAGGAGCAGCCTGCCCCTGTGGCCACAACAAAGAAGACAGCCAGTGACGCCACTGCACTGAATAACCACAGCAATCTGAAACCCAGCCCTGCGGGCCCAGAGGCACAAGAGTCCACCGGCCAGTCCCCTGACTCTGAGCATAAGGGAGATGGTGCAGAGGAATCGTCAGGGAGTGTCTTCAACAACGTGAAGCCTTTGGTCATTGTTGGAGGCATGGTGGTGGCAGCCATTGCTGTaattcttggagtggccttcCTAGCCCGGAAAAaatga